The following coding sequences lie in one Pectobacterium sp. A5351 genomic window:
- the yjfP gene encoding esterase, which yields MVEMSLDKLVSGIEVIHAVPAGKKDQPLPTIFFFHGYYSSKEVYSYFGYALAQAGFRVILPDAAMHGARYDGDDAQRLRHFWDILQSNIEELPGYVAEYRQRGLIDGEQIGVCGASLGGMSALGCMARYPWITAVAAFMGSGYFSTLSSALFPPVPADREENQAVLQALATKLADYDVTTRLDALSNRPLLVWHGDADDVVPAAESVRLYQALQARDKLANLTYLTEPGVGHRITPTALQAGADFFRRTLSSRPDR from the coding sequence ATGGTCGAAATGTCATTGGATAAGCTCGTTAGCGGTATTGAAGTGATTCACGCGGTGCCGGCGGGAAAAAAAGATCAGCCGTTACCGACGATTTTTTTCTTCCACGGGTACTATTCGTCAAAAGAGGTGTATTCGTATTTTGGTTATGCGCTGGCGCAGGCTGGATTCCGAGTGATTCTACCGGATGCCGCCATGCACGGTGCCCGCTATGACGGGGATGACGCGCAGCGGTTGCGTCACTTCTGGGATATTCTGCAATCGAATATTGAAGAACTCCCTGGCTATGTGGCGGAATATCGGCAGCGTGGCTTGATCGACGGGGAGCAGATTGGCGTTTGCGGCGCGTCGCTCGGTGGAATGAGCGCGCTGGGGTGTATGGCCCGCTATCCCTGGATTACTGCGGTGGCGGCGTTTATGGGATCCGGTTATTTCTCTACGCTGTCGTCGGCGCTGTTTCCGCCAGTTCCGGCCGATCGTGAGGAAAATCAGGCGGTGTTGCAGGCACTGGCGACCAAACTGGCGGATTATGATGTCACCACGCGTCTGGACGCGCTGTCCAATCGACCGCTGCTGGTGTGGCACGGTGACGCGGATGACGTCGTGCCGGCGGCAGAAAGTGTTCGTCTTTATCAGGCATTACAGGCGCGTGATAAACTGGCTAATCTGACGTATCTGACCGAGCCGGGTGTAGGGCACCGCATTACGCCAACGGCGTTGCAGGCGGGCGCTGATTTCTTCCGGCGGACGCTGTCATCCCGCCCCGATCGCTGA
- the rpsF gene encoding 30S ribosomal protein S6 translates to MRHYEIVFMVHPDQSEQVPGMIERYTATITGAQGTIHRLEDWGRRQLAYPINKLHKAHYVLLNVEAPQEAIDELETNFRFNDAVIRSMVMRVKHAVTEASPMVKAKDERRERREDFAEAGDDVDAGDSEE, encoded by the coding sequence ATGCGTCATTACGAAATCGTATTTATGGTTCATCCTGACCAGAGCGAACAGGTTCCGGGCATGATCGAGCGCTACACTGCTACCATCACTGGTGCGCAGGGCACGATCCACCGTCTGGAAGACTGGGGCCGCCGTCAGCTGGCTTACCCGATCAACAAACTGCACAAAGCTCACTACGTTCTGCTGAACGTTGAAGCGCCGCAGGAAGCGATCGATGAGCTGGAAACAAACTTCCGCTTTAACGATGCCGTTATCCGCAGCATGGTTATGCGCGTTAAGCACGCGGTAACTGAAGCATCTCCAATGGTGAAAGCGAAAGACGAACGCCGTGAGCGTCGTGAAGATTTCGCTGAAGCTGGCGATGATGTGGATGCAGGGGATTCTGAAGAGTAA
- the ipdC gene encoding indolepyruvate decarboxylase, with amino-acid sequence MSENYTVGDYLLDRLAQIGIQHLFGVPGDYNLHFLDHVISHPEVTWVGCANELNAAYAADGYARCRPAAALLTTFGVGELSAINGIAGSYAEYLPVIHIAVAPSLASQRNGELLHHTLGDGDFSRFSRMAAEVTAAQASLTVENATTEIDRVIGEALSQHEPVYLFLPLDVAAAPVGAQPYPLALPEPLRSDDSLQAFITAATAMLSKANTVSLLADFLAQRMGVAEQIQRWIDNTPFPHATLLMGKGTLNEQHRNFTGTYSGGGSDEAIRAHIEDADVIISVGVRYTDTITTGFSHQIACEKNIDIQPTLARVGSQVFPSIPMSDAIAALETITATLASRWDHRTITAPALPQSEQKDTLNQREFWQQMQRFLRPGDILVTDQGTSCFGAATLRLPRGCHFIVQPLWGSIGYSLPAAFGAQIAEPNRRVVLLIGDGSLQLTVQELGSIIRDRLNMVIVVLNNEGYTVERAIHGPEQRYNDIAAWNWTQLPAALGADENEILCEQVCSPTALAQTLKQVNAESRLSLIEVVLPRMDIPALLHTITQSLETRNTVQ; translated from the coding sequence ATGAGCGAAAACTATACGGTGGGCGATTATTTATTGGACCGTCTGGCACAGATCGGTATTCAGCACCTCTTCGGCGTACCGGGCGACTACAACCTACATTTTCTCGATCATGTTATCAGCCATCCAGAAGTGACCTGGGTGGGCTGCGCAAATGAGTTAAACGCCGCTTATGCCGCCGATGGCTATGCGCGATGCCGTCCGGCAGCGGCACTGCTCACCACCTTCGGGGTGGGTGAACTTAGCGCGATTAACGGCATTGCAGGCAGCTACGCTGAATACCTCCCTGTTATTCACATCGCTGTTGCACCCAGCCTCGCGTCACAACGCAACGGCGAATTACTTCACCACACTCTAGGCGACGGCGATTTTAGCCGCTTTTCCCGCATGGCAGCGGAAGTCACCGCTGCACAGGCCAGCCTCACCGTCGAAAACGCCACCACAGAGATCGACAGAGTGATTGGAGAAGCGCTTTCTCAGCACGAACCGGTCTATCTGTTTCTGCCATTGGACGTGGCTGCGGCACCGGTCGGCGCACAGCCATACCCGCTTGCACTTCCTGAACCACTCCGTTCTGATGATTCGCTACAGGCCTTTATCACCGCAGCCACCGCGATGCTGAGCAAAGCCAACACGGTCTCATTGCTGGCTGACTTTCTGGCTCAGCGCATGGGTGTCGCAGAACAAATCCAACGCTGGATCGATAACACGCCGTTCCCCCACGCCACCTTACTGATGGGAAAAGGCACGCTAAACGAACAGCATCGCAACTTCACCGGTACCTACTCAGGTGGCGGCAGTGACGAAGCGATTCGGGCACACATCGAAGATGCGGATGTCATCATCAGCGTTGGCGTGCGCTATACTGATACGATTACGACGGGATTCAGTCATCAGATTGCCTGCGAAAAAAACATCGATATCCAGCCAACATTGGCTCGCGTCGGCAGCCAGGTTTTCCCCTCAATTCCAATGTCAGACGCTATCGCCGCGCTGGAAACCATCACCGCAACACTGGCGTCCCGTTGGGATCACCGCACGATTACAGCCCCGGCCTTACCGCAGTCAGAGCAAAAAGACACGCTCAATCAGCGCGAGTTTTGGCAACAGATGCAGCGTTTCCTCCGCCCTGGCGATATTCTCGTGACCGATCAGGGCACATCGTGTTTTGGCGCCGCCACGCTCCGGTTACCGAGGGGCTGCCATTTCATCGTTCAACCACTATGGGGCTCGATAGGTTACTCTCTGCCGGCTGCATTCGGCGCACAAATTGCCGAACCGAACCGGCGCGTAGTGCTGTTGATCGGCGATGGCTCACTTCAGCTTACCGTACAAGAGCTTGGTTCTATCATTCGGGATCGCTTGAATATGGTCATTGTAGTGCTGAATAACGAGGGCTACACCGTCGAACGGGCGATTCACGGTCCTGAACAGCGCTACAACGATATCGCCGCCTGGAACTGGACACAGCTTCCCGCCGCGTTAGGCGCAGATGAAAACGAAATACTCTGCGAACAGGTTTGCTCACCGACGGCTCTCGCACAGACGCTCAAACAGGTGAACGCGGAATCTCGCTTGTCGCTTATAGAAGTTGTGTTGCCGAGAATGGATATTCCCGCGCTTTTACACACCATCACGCAGTCGCTTGAGACCCGCAATACCGTGCAGTAG
- the rplI gene encoding 50S ribosomal protein L9 produces MQVILLDKVANLGSLGDQVNVKAGYARNFLVPQGKAVPATKKNVEFFEARRAELEAKLADVLAAAEARAAKIKELGSVTIASKAGDEGKLFGSIGTRDIADAVTAAGVDIAKSEVRLPNGVLRTLGEHEVSFQVHSDVFAELNVVVVAEA; encoded by the coding sequence ATGCAAGTTATTCTGCTTGATAAAGTAGCAAACCTGGGCAGCCTGGGTGATCAGGTAAACGTTAAAGCGGGCTATGCTCGTAACTTCCTGGTTCCACAGGGCAAAGCTGTCCCGGCAACCAAGAAAAACGTTGAGTTCTTCGAAGCACGCCGTGCTGAACTGGAAGCCAAACTGGCTGACGTTCTGGCCGCTGCTGAAGCTCGCGCCGCTAAGATCAAAGAACTGGGTAGCGTTACTATCGCGTCTAAAGCAGGCGACGAAGGTAAACTGTTCGGTTCCATCGGTACTCGCGATATCGCTGATGCGGTAACGGCTGCCGGTGTTGACATCGCTAAGAGCGAAGTTCGCCTGCCGAACGGCGTTCTGCGTACTCTGGGTGAGCATGAAGTAAGCTTCCAGGTACACAGCGATGTATTTGCTGAGCTGAATGTCGTTGTTGTTGCTGAAGCGTAA
- a CDS encoding LysM-like peptidoglycan-binding domain-containing protein, whose translation MGRIAPRKRKTTWDYQTLVRFCQRIIQRQPSHAVAVENDGEREDQERLAPASPRERLGALLQKIWHLPDGYHWMEPLPLLHRRWILIAIALLLVVLLWPYSAQHPQPIRTMPIPLTQADNQAAMQAVIIENQPSTSHQQPATTPPTPSSAPWRQYEIASGQTLAQLFRDNNLPVSDVFAMAQVEGRDKPLSNLRAGQEVKLQLNAQGMVAELEIETTANQTIRFTRGADGAFTRTR comes from the coding sequence ATGGGCAGAATTGCGCCCAGGAAGCGGAAAACCACCTGGGATTATCAAACGCTAGTACGCTTCTGCCAGCGAATTATCCAGCGGCAGCCCTCACATGCTGTAGCCGTAGAAAACGACGGGGAACGCGAAGATCAGGAACGCCTGGCTCCTGCTTCCCCGCGTGAACGCCTTGGTGCCCTGCTGCAAAAAATCTGGCATCTGCCCGATGGCTACCACTGGATGGAACCCTTGCCGCTCCTCCACCGCCGTTGGATTTTAATCGCTATCGCCCTGCTTCTGGTTGTCTTGCTCTGGCCTTACAGCGCACAACACCCGCAACCGATCCGAACCATGCCTATTCCTCTGACCCAGGCGGATAATCAGGCTGCAATGCAGGCGGTGATTATTGAAAATCAGCCTTCAACGTCACATCAGCAACCTGCCACAACGCCGCCAACGCCGTCATCAGCACCGTGGCGGCAGTATGAGATTGCTTCAGGACAAACGCTGGCTCAGCTCTTTCGCGATAACAATCTACCCGTCAGCGACGTGTTCGCGATGGCACAGGTGGAAGGCAGGGATAAGCCGCTCAGCAATTTACGGGCGGGTCAGGAAGTTAAATTACAGTTAAATGCGCAAGGCATGGTCGCAGAGCTGGAAATCGAAACCACGGCAAACCAGACGATTCGGTTCACCCGCGGTGCAGACGGCGCCTTTACACGTACTCGCTAA
- a CDS encoding DUF488 domain-containing protein: MSDLIHLTRVYDAQAPFSSHTFLIDRLWPRGISKARLEGVEWFKDIAPSSELRKWFHAEPERWMEFVNYYRNELAQGTACDRLLRSLEQKQAITLLYGSKNAQHNHAIVLRDFLLERLAR, translated from the coding sequence ATGTCTGACTTGATTCACCTCACCCGCGTGTATGACGCGCAGGCTCCTTTCTCTTCCCATACTTTTCTTATTGATCGTCTGTGGCCGCGTGGCATCAGTAAAGCGCGTCTGGAGGGCGTGGAGTGGTTTAAAGACATCGCACCGAGCAGCGAGCTGCGGAAATGGTTTCACGCCGAGCCGGAACGCTGGATGGAATTTGTGAATTATTATCGTAATGAGTTAGCGCAAGGGACGGCGTGCGACAGGCTGTTGAGGTCGCTTGAACAGAAGCAAGCCATCACGCTGCTTTATGGCAGTAAAAACGCGCAGCACAACCATGCTATTGTTCTGCGCGATTTTCTATTGGAACGGCTAGCTCGTTAG
- the ytfE gene encoding iron-sulfur cluster repair protein YtfE has protein sequence MAYRDQSLGELAIAIPRATKLFRELNLDFCCGGKQMLSRAAGKKDLNIDELEAQLEKLAAQPSDARDWREAPLADIIAYIIPRFHDRHREQLPELILMAEKVERVHHDKAECPHGLANQLNAIYNELSQHMMKEERILFPMISQGMGANAAAPISVMEHEHDDAGRDVEVVKELTNGVVPPEGACNTWRALYSGINEFITDLMEHIHLENNLLFPRALRGE, from the coding sequence ATGGCATACCGCGATCAATCCCTGGGTGAGTTGGCTATCGCTATTCCACGCGCGACCAAACTCTTTCGTGAACTCAATCTGGACTTCTGCTGCGGCGGAAAGCAAATGCTCAGCCGCGCTGCGGGCAAAAAGGATCTCAATATCGACGAGCTGGAAGCACAGCTAGAAAAACTGGCCGCGCAGCCTTCTGACGCACGGGACTGGCGTGAAGCCCCGCTGGCCGACATTATTGCGTACATCATCCCTCGCTTTCACGATCGCCATCGCGAACAACTGCCGGAACTGATTTTGATGGCAGAAAAAGTCGAGCGCGTGCATCACGATAAAGCCGAGTGTCCACACGGCCTCGCCAACCAGCTGAACGCCATTTATAACGAGCTGTCTCAGCACATGATGAAAGAAGAACGTATCCTCTTCCCGATGATCAGTCAGGGCATGGGGGCGAATGCTGCTGCACCGATTTCAGTGATGGAGCATGAGCACGATGACGCCGGGCGTGATGTGGAAGTGGTCAAAGAGCTGACCAACGGTGTCGTACCGCCAGAAGGTGCCTGCAACACCTGGCGTGCGCTGTACTCCGGTATCAACGAGTTCATTACCGACCTGATGGAACACATCCATCTGGAAAACAATTTGCTGTTCCCACGTGCGCTGCGCGGTGAGTAA
- the priB gene encoding primosomal replication protein N yields MVAVNRLVLSGTVCKTPIRKVSPSGIPHCQFVLEHRSTQEEAGLSRQAWCRMPVIVSGLSSQAVTHSITVGTQLTVHGFISCHQGRNGLSKIVLHAEQIELIDSGD; encoded by the coding sequence GTGGTGGCGGTGAATCGTCTGGTGTTGTCCGGCACAGTGTGCAAGACGCCCATTCGTAAAGTCAGCCCGTCAGGTATTCCTCACTGCCAGTTTGTGCTTGAGCACCGCTCGACGCAGGAGGAAGCCGGATTGAGTCGGCAAGCATGGTGTCGTATGCCCGTGATTGTCAGCGGACTCTCGTCACAAGCAGTTACCCACAGTATAACGGTCGGCACGCAACTTACCGTGCACGGGTTCATTAGCTGCCATCAAGGGCGCAATGGCTTGAGCAAGATAGTGTTACATGCCGAGCAGATTGAATTGATAGATTCTGGAGACTAG
- the rpsR gene encoding 30S ribosomal protein S18 has translation MARYFRRRKFCRFTAEGVVEIDYKDIATLKNYITESGKIVPSRITGTRAKYQRQLARAIKRARYLSLLPYTDRHQ, from the coding sequence ATGGCACGTTATTTCCGTCGTCGCAAATTCTGCCGTTTCACCGCGGAAGGCGTTGTAGAGATTGATTATAAAGATATCGCTACGCTGAAAAACTATATCACTGAAAGCGGCAAGATTGTTCCGAGCCGTATCACCGGTACTCGTGCAAAATACCAGCGTCAGCTGGCCCGCGCTATCAAGCGTGCGCGTTACTTGTCTTTGTTGCCGTACACTGACCGTCATCAGTAA
- a CDS encoding DUF2502 domain-containing protein — protein MFKPFVISALFMGMFAVMPAPEAKGASIDLMPGVTLNIGERDRRGNYWDGYDWRSERWWQEHRGYYRGERNRHGYYWDGWRWRDARWWRESQRDRRDYDKRRFDPPRYVDDRGPRRGDWDRREHERGNGYYRNGRGSFRD, from the coding sequence ATGTTTAAGCCATTCGTCATCAGTGCCCTGTTTATGGGAATGTTTGCGGTTATGCCAGCGCCAGAGGCCAAGGGTGCCAGCATCGATCTGATGCCCGGCGTCACGTTGAATATTGGTGAACGTGACAGACGTGGTAATTACTGGGATGGCTATGACTGGCGCAGCGAGCGCTGGTGGCAGGAGCACCGGGGTTACTATCGTGGTGAACGTAATCGACACGGTTATTATTGGGATGGCTGGCGCTGGCGCGATGCTCGCTGGTGGCGTGAGAGTCAGCGGGATAGACGCGATTACGACAAGCGCCGTTTTGATCCTCCACGCTATGTTGACGATCGCGGTCCGCGTCGCGGTGATTGGGACAGGCGTGAGCATGAGCGGGGGAATGGTTACTATCGCAATGGACGGGGATCGTTCCGCGACTAG
- the fklB gene encoding FKBP-type peptidyl-prolyl cis-trans isomerase, translating into MTTPSFDSVEAQASYGIGLQVGQQLQESGLEGLIPEALLAGLRDALEGNAPAVPVDVVHRALREIHERADAVRRDRQQVLAVEGQQFLAENAQKEGVNSTESGLQFRVLMQGEGSIPARQDRVRVHYTGRLIDGSVFDSSVQRGQPAEFPVSGVIPGWIEALTLMPVGSKWELYIPHNLAYGERGAGASIPPFSALIFEVELLEIL; encoded by the coding sequence ATGACAACTCCTTCTTTTGATAGCGTCGAAGCGCAGGCAAGTTACGGCATCGGCTTACAGGTTGGTCAACAGTTACAGGAATCAGGTCTTGAAGGTCTGATCCCAGAAGCTCTGCTTGCTGGTCTACGCGATGCGCTGGAAGGTAATGCGCCTGCGGTGCCTGTGGATGTGGTTCATCGTGCGCTGCGTGAAATTCATGAGCGTGCTGATGCGGTACGTCGCGATCGCCAACAGGTGCTGGCGGTAGAGGGTCAGCAGTTCCTGGCCGAAAACGCGCAGAAAGAAGGCGTGAACAGCACGGAATCTGGTCTGCAATTCCGCGTGTTGATGCAGGGGGAAGGTTCGATTCCTGCTCGTCAGGATCGCGTACGTGTGCATTACACCGGTCGTCTGATCGACGGCAGCGTGTTCGACAGCTCCGTCCAACGTGGTCAACCTGCTGAATTCCCAGTAAGCGGCGTGATTCCAGGCTGGATTGAAGCGTTGACGCTGATGCCAGTCGGTTCCAAGTGGGAACTCTATATTCCGCACAATCTGGCGTATGGCGAACGTGGCGCAGGAGCTTCCATTCCGCCGTTCAGCGCGCTGATTTTTGAAGTGGAACTGCTGGAAATTCTGTAA